In Gimesia sp., the following are encoded in one genomic region:
- a CDS encoding Rieske 2Fe-2S domain-containing protein, which produces MGNKVRIADVDQVPEGTAAEFVAEDRIIALFHVDEQYYAMDGVCPHAGGPLGEGALTGTVVTCPWHGWQFDVTTGQHCLNERLCHPTYPVTVEADGIYVELPDENP; this is translated from the coding sequence ATGGGAAACAAAGTGCGGATTGCCGATGTAGATCAGGTTCCGGAAGGGACCGCTGCCGAGTTTGTGGCCGAAGATCGCATTATCGCCCTGTTCCACGTTGATGAGCAATATTATGCGATGGATGGTGTCTGTCCCCACGCAGGAGGACCACTGGGTGAAGGCGCACTGACGGGAACGGTAGTGACGTGTCCCTGGCATGGCTGGCAATTCGATGTGACTACCGGTCAGCATTGTCTGAATGAACGGCTCTGCCATCCGACTTATCCTGTGACTGTTGAAGCAGACGGAATTTACGTCGAGCTGCCAGACGAAAATCCCTGA
- the ruvC gene encoding crossover junction endodeoxyribonuclease RuvC, which translates to MKANSTMDDEELTPATRYLGIDPGLNRTGYALLEQSARGPVLCEGGIIRSNQEMNLAARVHEIASGIREVIAEYHPDVMVIEQVFTTPKFPKSSIIMAHARGAILFAAHDAGVPVVHYTPTQIKRLITGSGRASKEQMQHAIKNELGLKTILEPNDVADAFAAALCHYHTIRVACF; encoded by the coding sequence ATGAAGGCAAACTCGACAATGGATGATGAAGAGTTGACACCTGCCACACGGTACCTGGGAATTGACCCGGGCCTGAACCGCACGGGTTACGCCCTGCTGGAACAGTCGGCCCGGGGTCCGGTGCTGTGCGAAGGAGGCATCATCCGTTCGAACCAGGAGATGAACCTCGCGGCGCGGGTGCATGAAATTGCCTCGGGGATCCGGGAAGTGATTGCCGAGTATCACCCTGACGTGATGGTCATCGAGCAGGTGTTTACGACTCCCAAATTTCCCAAGAGTTCGATCATCATGGCCCATGCACGCGGCGCGATTCTGTTTGCCGCCCATGACGCCGGCGTCCCCGTGGTGCATTACACTCCCACACAGATCAAACGCCTGATCACGGGCAGCGGCCGTGCATCGAAAGAACAGATGCAGCATGCGATCAAAAACGAACTCGGATTAAAAACCATCCTGGAACCGAACGACGTCGCCGATGCCTTCGCGGCAGCGCTGTGCCACTACCATACGATTCGTGTGGCCTGCTTCTGA
- a CDS encoding HD domain-containing phosphohydrolase, producing MVSKAADKKNSPYTALDIDRLRIGVTLQAPIYEAEAEKNILLLARGKKITQVYIESLKKRGIRSVRVHERDLSNLMLPEGESQQSEPGSARRLKRRRTQLRTSVSSRKQQVPETRQAGSPWQIQTSSFLHQVSPVQTTDYVPALQSKYHEQFRVLTKATGEIYKQLLITTSVSMSQLNNMTDVSLAQLSDDLDLFVLEGTAPVEDGNLCRHGLQMSSLALAMGTQLGLDRDTLSQLSIGCLLHDVGMQKITACTSLSHEPASQLERLEVKKHPILTYDLLNQLHEIPMVSRMVAYQIHERCDGSGYPRGQQGNQIHPLSKIAAVADEYINLVSDHALSPGLLPYQAAEQLIFDAAHGKLDVQAVRALLQSISLYPVGSLVELNNGQRAQVIRTNRLHYGTPIVKLLDGSDNESILNLLAHDDLTVVRALSRNDLQPAAETSEAGIICQPV from the coding sequence ATGGTTTCAAAAGCTGCTGACAAGAAAAACAGTCCTTACACCGCGCTGGATATCGACCGCCTGCGTATCGGGGTCACCCTGCAGGCTCCCATTTATGAGGCGGAAGCCGAAAAAAACATCCTGCTGCTGGCCCGCGGCAAGAAAATCACTCAGGTTTATATTGAAAGCCTGAAAAAGCGTGGCATCCGCAGCGTGCGGGTCCACGAACGGGACCTGTCCAATTTGATGCTCCCCGAAGGGGAAAGCCAACAGTCAGAACCGGGGTCAGCAAGGAGACTCAAGCGCAGACGGACCCAACTGCGCACCAGCGTTTCCAGCAGAAAGCAGCAGGTGCCGGAAACCCGCCAGGCCGGATCCCCCTGGCAGATTCAGACCAGTTCTTTCCTGCACCAGGTCAGTCCGGTTCAAACCACGGACTACGTCCCTGCCCTGCAATCGAAATACCACGAACAATTCCGAGTACTGACCAAAGCGACCGGGGAGATCTACAAACAGCTGCTGATCACAACCAGTGTCAGCATGTCACAGCTCAATAACATGACTGATGTTTCTCTCGCACAACTGTCTGACGATCTGGACCTGTTTGTGCTGGAAGGGACGGCACCTGTGGAGGATGGAAATCTCTGCAGACACGGCTTGCAGATGTCGAGCCTGGCCCTGGCGATGGGCACGCAGCTGGGACTGGACCGCGATACATTATCGCAGCTCTCCATCGGCTGCCTGTTACATGATGTGGGCATGCAGAAAATCACAGCCTGCACTTCGCTGAGCCACGAGCCTGCCAGCCAGCTCGAACGACTGGAAGTGAAAAAACATCCGATTCTCACCTATGACCTGCTCAATCAGCTGCATGAAATTCCGATGGTTTCCCGGATGGTGGCGTACCAGATTCACGAACGCTGTGATGGTTCGGGTTATCCGCGGGGGCAGCAGGGGAATCAGATTCATCCTCTGTCCAAAATTGCCGCCGTTGCCGATGAATACATCAATCTCGTTTCGGACCATGCACTGTCTCCAGGGTTACTGCCCTACCAGGCCGCGGAACAGCTGATTTTCGACGCTGCCCACGGCAAACTTGACGTCCAGGCAGTTCGCGCTTTACTGCAGTCCATTTCACTCTATCCGGTCGGATCACTGGTTGAGTTGAATAACGGTCAACGGGCCCAGGTAATACGTACCAATCGATTGCACTATGGAACGCCGATCGTCAAGCTGCTGGATGGTAGCGACAACGAGTCGATCCTCAACCTGCTGGCACACGATGATCTCACCGTCGTGCGTGCTCTCTCCCGGAATGATCTGCAGCCTGCTGCAGAAACTTCTGAGGCAGGTATCATTTGCCAGCCGGTTTAA
- a CDS encoding HAD-IA family hydrolase → MKYQAVIFDCDGVLVDSETLGNRVLAEMITDIGFPLSPEEAVQQFKGGKLADCLAVVEAQMGQKLPADFATQVRAQMAVVFQSELQPILGVREALESIPVQKCVASNGPEEKMALTLKITDLAHYFEGRIYSAYTVGVWKPEPDLYLYAASQMGVRPEDCVVIEDSHLGVQAAVAAGIPVLGYADHSSPAELQALGAQTFRSMQELPELLGFSAPHSGN, encoded by the coding sequence ATGAAGTATCAAGCGGTTATTTTTGATTGCGACGGCGTCCTGGTCGACAGTGAAACTCTGGGGAACCGGGTCTTGGCGGAGATGATTACCGACATCGGTTTTCCGCTCTCTCCCGAAGAGGCGGTGCAGCAGTTCAAGGGGGGCAAGCTCGCGGATTGCCTGGCGGTAGTCGAAGCACAAATGGGACAGAAGCTACCGGCAGATTTTGCCACTCAGGTACGGGCACAAATGGCGGTGGTATTTCAGTCCGAGCTCCAGCCGATCCTGGGAGTCCGAGAAGCGTTGGAGTCGATTCCCGTACAAAAGTGCGTCGCTTCGAACGGACCCGAAGAGAAAATGGCACTGACGCTCAAGATCACCGATCTGGCGCATTACTTTGAAGGCCGGATTTATTCGGCTTATACGGTGGGAGTCTGGAAGCCCGAGCCCGACCTTTACCTGTATGCAGCTTCCCAGATGGGGGTCCGTCCGGAAGACTGTGTAGTGATCGAAGACAGCCATCTGGGAGTCCAGGCAGCGGTCGCAGCGGGCATCCCTGTACTGGGTTATGCCGACCATAGTTCACCTGCCGAACTCCAGGCATTGGGAGCGCAAACCTTCCGATCCATGCAGGAACTGCCGGAGTTGCTTGGGTTTTCTGCCCCACATTCCGGCAACTGA
- a CDS encoding CRTAC1 family protein, which yields MTDQNNTDLELDPNLEEETEQNDESIGRAFWYSLSVMLVLAVIGGTVFLVNRLNEPETVVKETPLSLPEKREVEEIILPKIPFKDITEEAGIAFVHNNGAAGEKLLPETMGGGAAFFDYDNDGDQDLLLVGSTDWPWTDSSRQVKPDASSLALYQNDGTGKFKDVTEDMGLDVSMYGMGVACGDYNNDGLVDLFVSCLESNYLFKNEGNRFVDVTSQAGVGGPDKLWSTSCGWFDYDRDGDLDLLVCNYVDWTPAYDRAQNFTLKGGIRAYGRPQNFNGVNPLLYENLGNGTFRDQTDQAGLKIISPGTGVPLAKSLGLHFYDFDQDGYLDVLITNDTVQNLLFHNQQDGTFKEIAALSGVAFDMDGNARGAMGVDIATFRNDETLGIAIGNFANEMTALYTSPGKEMQFIDEAVSNGLGPQTRMALTFGVFFFDADLDGRLDLFSANGHLEEDINIVQERQHYEQSPQLFWNCGAQHATEFLPLGEALVGSDFVKPLVGRGATFADIDADGDLDLLIMTTGNKPRLLRNEQATGNHWVRFRLTSSPTGERKPNQLVSNHDALGAEIRIKTKAGTQSRLLMPTRSYISQTELPVTFGLGTETEIQSVNIQWPSGKVTTLENLKADKLYQISEQDGLVDK from the coding sequence ATGACAGATCAGAACAATACCGATCTGGAACTTGATCCGAATCTCGAAGAAGAGACCGAACAGAACGACGAGTCGATCGGCCGCGCCTTCTGGTATTCACTCTCCGTGATGCTGGTCCTGGCGGTCATCGGCGGTACCGTCTTTCTGGTAAACCGTCTCAACGAACCGGAAACCGTGGTCAAGGAGACGCCACTGTCTCTGCCTGAAAAACGGGAAGTGGAAGAAATCATCCTTCCCAAGATTCCGTTTAAAGACATCACTGAGGAAGCAGGCATCGCTTTTGTCCACAACAATGGTGCTGCCGGAGAAAAACTGCTGCCGGAAACCATGGGGGGGGGCGCGGCCTTCTTTGACTATGACAACGACGGCGATCAGGACTTGCTGCTCGTTGGTTCTACCGACTGGCCCTGGACCGACTCTTCGAGGCAAGTAAAACCCGATGCGTCATCGCTGGCACTGTACCAGAATGATGGCACAGGTAAATTCAAAGACGTCACTGAAGACATGGGTCTGGATGTTTCGATGTATGGCATGGGCGTCGCCTGCGGAGACTATAACAACGATGGCCTGGTAGATCTGTTCGTCTCCTGCCTGGAATCCAACTATCTGTTTAAAAATGAAGGCAACCGATTTGTCGATGTGACGAGTCAGGCAGGTGTCGGCGGTCCCGATAAACTGTGGAGTACCAGTTGTGGCTGGTTTGACTATGACCGGGATGGCGACCTCGACCTGCTGGTCTGCAACTACGTTGACTGGACCCCCGCCTACGACCGCGCGCAGAACTTTACCTTGAAAGGGGGAATCCGCGCCTATGGTCGTCCCCAGAACTTTAATGGCGTAAACCCCCTGCTCTACGAGAACCTGGGCAACGGCACCTTTCGTGATCAGACCGATCAGGCAGGACTGAAAATCATTTCTCCCGGCACCGGAGTCCCTCTGGCCAAATCGCTGGGCCTGCATTTCTATGATTTTGATCAGGATGGTTACCTGGATGTATTGATCACGAACGACACCGTCCAGAACCTGCTGTTCCACAATCAACAGGATGGCACCTTCAAAGAAATCGCCGCACTCTCGGGGGTCGCCTTTGATATGGACGGCAATGCCCGTGGTGCCATGGGCGTCGATATCGCAACCTTCCGCAATGACGAAACCCTCGGCATTGCCATCGGGAACTTCGCCAACGAAATGACGGCCCTCTACACTTCCCCTGGAAAAGAGATGCAGTTCATTGACGAAGCGGTCTCGAACGGTCTGGGACCGCAAACCCGCATGGCACTTACCTTTGGCGTCTTCTTCTTCGATGCCGACCTGGATGGCAGGCTCGATCTGTTCTCGGCCAACGGGCACCTGGAGGAAGACATCAACATCGTCCAGGAACGTCAGCATTATGAACAGTCACCCCAGCTGTTCTGGAACTGTGGAGCACAACACGCCACGGAATTCCTCCCGCTGGGAGAAGCGCTGGTTGGTTCTGATTTTGTTAAACCACTGGTCGGCCGCGGTGCGACCTTTGCCGACATCGATGCAGACGGCGACCTGGATCTGCTCATTATGACCACTGGAAATAAGCCACGCCTGCTCCGTAACGAGCAGGCAACGGGCAATCACTGGGTTCGCTTCCGGCTGACCAGTTCGCCCACCGGAGAACGGAAACCGAACCAGCTTGTCTCCAATCATGATGCCCTGGGCGCTGAGATCAGGATTAAAACGAAGGCGGGTACCCAGAGCCGTCTGCTGATGCCCACCCGGAGCTATATCTCACAAACAGAGCTGCCCGTTACGTTTGGGCTCGGCACGGAAACAGAAATTCAGTCCGTGAACATCCAATGGCCGTCTGGAAAAGTGACGACTCTGGAAAATCTCAAAGCGGACAAATTATACCAGATTTCTGAACAGGATGGTCTTGTTGACAAATAG
- a CDS encoding multiheme c-type cytochrome gives MATTDTSVNESRPRRIVRRAVGPKLRKVLYLLFFLVALLGANSIYLVSITTYDWLSGETLENWFYQYMFLAHLILGLLLLAPFILFGIVHIYNTKNRLNRRAVGVGYGLFIISCLVLISGLLLLRIGSFDLKNPTARSITYWCHVIAPIFALWLYWLHRLVGPKIRWKAGLSYMGVITAMVVGMLMFHSADPRKWNVVGPESGEKYFFPSLARTSTGDFIPSKALMMDDYCKKCHPDTHKDWSKSVHRFSSFNNPNYLASVRETRKVSFERDGNLQASRFCAGCHDPVPFFSGAFDDPNFDDINHITAQAGITCTTCHAITHVNSVRGNSDYTIEEPIHYPFAYSDNPFLQWVNNQLVKAKPEFHKKTFLKDFHKSTEFCGTCHKVHLPEELNQYKFLRGQNHYDSFLLSGVSGHGARSFYYPPKAQENCNKCHMPAKESNDFGARHFYGAKELSVHNHLFPAANTGIAALRGDQETVAVHQEFLKDNLRVDFFGIREEGSIEGKLTAPLRPEVPTLKPGHKYLLETVLRTLKVGHHFTQGTADSNEIWLDVTVKSGDRIIGRSGSREADGTVDPWSHFVNAFVIDREGNRIDRRNAQDIFVALYNNQMPPGAGQTVHYELNLPDDLTEPVTVEAKLQYRKFDTHYMQYVASSLEEKGQKLSWKEPGVPYVNTLPITTIASDTITFPVEGVEAKVENKKVEIPEWQRWNDYGIGLFLKGKAELRQAAEAFSQVDQLGRYDGTLNLARVYFREGRLQDAVEALQKSSTFTDPPAPPWTLAWLSGKVNQQQGHLEEAEKNYRSVLEDQTEERTSRGFDFSKDYVVINDLGQNLFDQAKRFRTEANRDQRDQLLNQAVDQFQKTLVLDPENVTAHYNLSLIYDQLGKQELSEEHRNLHLKYKADDTARGFAERKAREKYPAANHAAEQPVIYSLHRKTETKPNATALKD, from the coding sequence ATGGCTACCACTGATACGTCCGTGAATGAATCACGGCCCCGTCGCATCGTCCGTCGTGCCGTCGGACCAAAGTTGCGCAAAGTTTTATATCTCTTATTTTTCCTGGTTGCCCTGTTAGGGGCGAACTCGATCTACCTGGTCAGTATCACTACCTATGACTGGCTGAGTGGCGAGACTCTGGAAAACTGGTTCTATCAGTACATGTTTCTGGCGCACCTGATTCTGGGGCTGCTGCTCCTGGCGCCATTCATCCTGTTCGGCATTGTTCACATTTATAACACAAAGAACCGGCTCAACCGCCGCGCAGTAGGCGTGGGGTACGGCCTGTTTATTATCTCCTGCCTGGTACTGATTTCCGGACTGCTGCTGCTACGTATCGGTTCCTTTGATTTAAAGAATCCCACTGCCCGATCCATCACGTATTGGTGCCACGTGATCGCTCCCATATTTGCGCTCTGGCTCTACTGGTTACACCGGCTGGTAGGTCCCAAGATCCGTTGGAAAGCCGGATTGTCTTATATGGGAGTGATTACGGCCATGGTGGTCGGCATGCTGATGTTCCATTCTGCCGACCCCCGCAAATGGAATGTCGTCGGGCCGGAATCGGGAGAGAAATACTTCTTCCCCTCCCTGGCTCGAACATCGACGGGGGACTTCATCCCCTCCAAAGCACTGATGATGGATGACTACTGTAAGAAGTGTCATCCCGATACTCACAAAGACTGGTCCAAGAGCGTCCACCGTTTCAGTTCATTTAATAACCCGAACTATCTCGCCTCGGTACGCGAAACGCGTAAAGTCTCTTTTGAACGTGACGGAAACCTGCAGGCCTCCCGCTTCTGTGCGGGCTGCCACGATCCGGTGCCGTTCTTCAGTGGCGCCTTTGATGATCCAAACTTTGACGACATCAACCACATCACCGCCCAGGCGGGCATCACCTGCACGACCTGTCATGCGATTACGCACGTTAACAGTGTCCGCGGCAACAGTGACTACACGATCGAAGAACCGATCCACTACCCCTTCGCCTACAGCGACAATCCCTTCCTGCAGTGGGTCAACAATCAGCTGGTCAAAGCAAAGCCTGAGTTCCATAAGAAGACCTTCCTGAAAGACTTCCATAAATCAACTGAATTCTGTGGCACCTGTCATAAGGTGCATCTGCCCGAGGAACTCAATCAGTACAAATTCCTGCGCGGACAGAACCATTATGATTCCTTCCTGCTGAGTGGGGTCTCCGGCCATGGAGCGCGGAGTTTCTATTATCCCCCCAAGGCACAGGAAAACTGCAACAAGTGCCACATGCCCGCGAAAGAGTCAAACGACTTCGGTGCCCGTCACTTCTACGGCGCGAAGGAACTCAGTGTGCACAACCACCTGTTCCCCGCCGCGAACACTGGTATCGCCGCCCTGCGGGGTGATCAGGAAACAGTGGCCGTCCATCAGGAATTCCTGAAAGACAACCTTCGCGTCGACTTCTTCGGCATCCGCGAGGAAGGCAGTATCGAAGGCAAGCTGACCGCACCACTGCGACCGGAAGTACCCACATTGAAACCGGGGCACAAGTATCTTCTGGAAACCGTGCTGCGTACATTGAAAGTCGGCCACCACTTCACCCAGGGAACAGCCGACTCCAACGAAATCTGGCTGGATGTCACCGTCAAAAGTGGCGACCGGATTATCGGCCGCAGCGGTTCCCGGGAAGCGGATGGCACCGTGGATCCCTGGTCGCATTTCGTGAACGCGTTTGTGATTGACCGTGAAGGCAATCGCATCGACCGCCGTAATGCCCAGGACATCTTCGTGGCCCTGTATAACAACCAGATGCCCCCCGGTGCCGGTCAGACCGTGCATTACGAACTCAACCTGCCCGATGATCTGACCGAACCGGTAACCGTCGAAGCGAAACTGCAGTATCGCAAATTCGATACGCATTACATGCAGTACGTCGCCTCTTCCCTGGAAGAGAAAGGACAGAAGCTCTCCTGGAAAGAACCGGGAGTACCTTATGTGAATACGCTGCCCATCACCACCATCGCTTCCGACACGATCACCTTCCCCGTGGAGGGCGTGGAAGCGAAAGTGGAGAACAAAAAAGTGGAGATCCCGGAATGGCAGCGCTGGAACGATTATGGCATCGGTCTGTTCCTCAAAGGAAAAGCCGAACTGCGTCAGGCCGCCGAGGCGTTCAGCCAGGTTGATCAACTGGGCCGCTATGATGGTACTCTGAACCTGGCGCGGGTCTACTTCCGCGAAGGACGTCTGCAGGACGCCGTCGAGGCCCTGCAAAAATCCTCGACCTTCACCGATCCCCCCGCCCCGCCGTGGACGCTCGCCTGGTTGAGCGGCAAGGTGAACCAGCAACAGGGACACCTGGAGGAAGCCGAGAAGAACTACCGCAGTGTCCTGGAAGACCAGACCGAAGAACGCACCAGTCGTGGCTTTGATTTCAGCAAAGATTACGTGGTGATCAACGATCTGGGACAAAACCTGTTCGATCAGGCCAAACGGTTCCGTACCGAAGCCAATCGGGATCAACGGGACCAGTTACTCAATCAGGCGGTGGACCAGTTCCAGAAAACACTGGTCCTCGATCCGGAAAACGTGACAGCGCACTACAACCTGTCCCTGATCTACGATCAGTTGGGAAAACAGGAACTGTCCGAGGAGCATCGTAATCTGCACCTGAAGTATAAAGCGGACGATACCGCACGCGGTTTTGCCGAACGCAAGGCCCGTGAGAAATACCCTGCAGCCAACCACGCTGCGGAACAACCTGTGATTTACTCGTTACATCGTAAGACTGAAACCAAACCGAATGCGACAGCCCTTAAGGACTGA
- a CDS encoding lysophospholipid acyltransferase family protein, translating into MINWRMMRYRLEYLVFQTLVCVVRSLPLRESVKLAKGLAFVIHRCLPRKLTRYHVAADNLRTAFGEELSEKEIDETIYQMWTHLFRMVVEIIQLPRKLHRGNIFDVLDFDYPPELITALCSGRPVILLSGHYGNWEIAVSVFGLFGFPMGVVARELDNPYLNKWFAQFRQHTGHRAMAKSGGYDDMVATIERRGHLALLGDQDAGKRGLFVNFFGKPASTFKSIALLALEYRAYICVGYARRLPDDFEQNQWIKFEMGCEELIDATKCVSKDPVGELTQQFTSSLEKAIRKSPEQYFWVHRRWKSQPRVREKKKRQAESIAEKRAA; encoded by the coding sequence ATGATTAATTGGCGCATGATGCGATACCGACTGGAATATCTGGTTTTTCAGACCCTGGTCTGTGTAGTTCGATCATTACCGCTGAGGGAGTCAGTAAAACTGGCCAAAGGCCTGGCGTTTGTCATTCACCGGTGTCTGCCGCGCAAGCTGACCCGGTATCATGTTGCTGCTGACAACCTGCGGACCGCCTTTGGTGAAGAACTTTCAGAAAAAGAAATCGACGAGACCATCTATCAGATGTGGACGCATCTGTTTCGTATGGTCGTCGAGATCATTCAACTGCCTCGCAAACTGCACAGGGGCAATATCTTTGATGTGCTCGATTTCGATTATCCCCCCGAACTGATTACCGCCCTCTGTTCCGGGCGGCCGGTCATTCTGCTCAGTGGTCATTATGGTAACTGGGAGATTGCGGTCTCGGTGTTTGGTCTGTTTGGCTTTCCCATGGGCGTTGTGGCGCGGGAACTGGATAATCCTTACCTGAATAAGTGGTTCGCGCAGTTCCGTCAGCATACCGGCCACCGGGCGATGGCGAAAAGTGGCGGTTATGATGACATGGTCGCTACCATCGAACGACGAGGGCATTTGGCGCTGCTGGGCGATCAGGACGCCGGTAAGCGGGGACTGTTTGTGAACTTCTTTGGCAAACCGGCTTCGACTTTCAAGTCGATTGCTCTGCTGGCCCTCGAATACCGGGCCTATATCTGTGTGGGTTATGCCCGCCGTCTCCCCGATGACTTCGAACAGAATCAGTGGATCAAATTTGAGATGGGTTGTGAAGAGTTGATCGACGCTACCAAATGTGTCTCCAAAGACCCGGTTGGCGAACTTACTCAACAGTTTACCTCGTCGCTGGAAAAGGCAATCCGCAAATCACCCGAACAGTATTTCTGGGTCCATCGCCGCTGGAAGAGTCAGCCACGTGTGCGTGAGAAAAAGAAGCGCCAGGCAGAGTCGATAGCGGAAAAAAGAGCCGCCTGA
- the ruvA gene encoding Holliday junction branch migration protein RuvA, with amino-acid sequence MITNIRGQLSELSLTEAIISVGAFDYEVFIPEFVRRQLQPLIGKEVSLKTIEYIEGNPQKGRLTPRMIGFMSHAEREFFELVCSVDGVGVKKTLRAMVRPVKEVATAIEEKDIKQLTTLPGIGPAVAERIVAKLRRKMAKFALIVAKEFPADEAQTDVFGEAYEALLSLGYSANEARDKVETMAEDGQKFKSIEEFLTALYQQERN; translated from the coding sequence ATGATTACAAATATCCGTGGCCAATTGAGCGAACTGAGTCTGACCGAGGCGATCATCTCGGTGGGGGCCTTTGACTATGAAGTGTTTATTCCCGAGTTTGTCCGCCGCCAGTTGCAGCCTCTGATCGGTAAAGAGGTCAGCCTCAAAACCATCGAATACATCGAAGGAAACCCGCAGAAGGGTCGGTTGACGCCACGGATGATCGGTTTCATGAGCCATGCCGAGCGGGAGTTCTTTGAACTGGTCTGTTCCGTGGATGGTGTGGGCGTCAAGAAAACGCTGCGGGCCATGGTGCGTCCCGTGAAAGAGGTTGCCACCGCGATCGAAGAAAAAGACATCAAGCAACTCACGACACTCCCCGGCATCGGCCCCGCGGTGGCAGAACGGATCGTCGCCAAGCTCCGCCGCAAAATGGCCAAGTTTGCGCTGATTGTCGCCAAGGAATTTCCTGCCGACGAAGCACAGACCGATGTCTTTGGAGAAGCATACGAGGCGCTGCTCAGTCTGGGCTATTCCGCGAATGAAGCCCGCGATAAGGTAGAGACCATGGCCGAGGATGGCCAGAAGTTCAAGAGCATCGAGGAGTTCCTCACCGCACTCTACCAGCAGGAACGCAACTGA
- a CDS encoding DUF4147 domain-containing protein, which produces MSEMTSLAERALQIWKSGVRAVDSQSLVRQAIQVSGQELSICGHNFPLAGHENLVVVGAGKAGSGMAAGVEAALAGSPLLERCRGWVNVPADCVRTLGKINLYPARPASLNEPTPEGVYGSRQILKMISQLQPDDLCLVLISGGGSALLPAPLPPVTLEDKQAVTRLLMSSGATIQELNCVRKQISQVKGGRLAQSATSGTVIALIISDVVGDPLDIIASGPTVTDPATPEEAIWVLEHYATDLNLVPKSIWQVLRAHEDEPEARRAQPQANVINEIIGSNATALSAAENAARSLGYEVYSLGSTNEGVASKVGVDLAELCLKIHSGQGPVSRPACILSGGEPVVDLSSTPHPGKGGRNQEVVLAALQRLWEEDLTDLCLLSGGTDGEDGPTDAAGGIIDARIQKKAHELRINVDDYLQTHNAYPCLSQIGGLIKTGATQTNVMDLRVALIG; this is translated from the coding sequence ATGTCTGAGATGACCTCTCTCGCCGAACGTGCTCTGCAGATCTGGAAGAGCGGTGTCCGGGCCGTTGATTCCCAGTCTCTGGTCCGCCAGGCGATCCAGGTTTCGGGGCAGGAACTTTCGATCTGTGGTCATAACTTTCCACTCGCAGGACACGAAAATCTGGTTGTCGTGGGAGCCGGTAAAGCGGGGTCCGGGATGGCGGCCGGAGTCGAAGCAGCTCTGGCCGGTTCTCCTCTGTTGGAACGTTGTCGCGGGTGGGTGAATGTTCCCGCTGACTGCGTCAGGACGCTCGGAAAAATCAATCTCTATCCCGCACGCCCTGCCAGTCTGAATGAGCCTACGCCGGAAGGCGTCTATGGATCGCGGCAGATTCTGAAAATGATCTCTCAGCTTCAACCGGATGATCTCTGCCTGGTATTAATCTCGGGGGGCGGCAGTGCATTGTTGCCCGCTCCGCTTCCGCCGGTGACGCTGGAAGACAAACAGGCCGTCACGCGGCTGCTGATGTCGTCTGGAGCTACGATTCAGGAACTCAACTGTGTCCGCAAACAGATCTCTCAGGTGAAAGGGGGCCGTCTGGCGCAGTCCGCTACTTCAGGGACAGTGATCGCACTGATTATCTCTGATGTTGTGGGAGATCCGCTGGATATCATTGCCTCAGGGCCGACTGTAACAGACCCTGCAACCCCGGAAGAAGCGATCTGGGTTCTGGAACATTATGCCACAGATCTGAACCTGGTTCCGAAGTCGATCTGGCAGGTATTACGCGCGCATGAGGATGAACCTGAAGCGCGCAGGGCACAGCCACAGGCAAACGTCATCAACGAAATCATCGGCAGCAACGCGACGGCCCTGTCGGCTGCTGAGAACGCGGCCCGTAGTCTGGGGTATGAAGTCTACTCCCTGGGTTCGACGAATGAAGGGGTTGCTTCAAAAGTGGGTGTCGATCTGGCTGAACTCTGTCTGAAGATCCACAGTGGTCAGGGACCGGTTTCGCGGCCTGCCTGTATTTTGAGTGGCGGTGAGCCGGTAGTTGATCTTTCCTCCACTCCGCATCCCGGTAAAGGGGGCCGCAATCAGGAGGTCGTTCTGGCTGCACTTCAAAGGCTCTGGGAAGAAGATTTGACAGACCTCTGTCTGCTTTCAGGGGGCACTGATGGTGAAGATGGTCCGACCGATGCGGCCGGTGGAATCATTGATGCCCGGATCCAAAAGAAGGCGCACGAGCTTAGGATTAATGTCGACGACTATCTGCAGACGCACAATGCCTATCCCTGCCTGTCGCAAATCGGGGGGCTGATCAAGACCGGAGCGACACAGACCAACGTCATGGATTTACGGGTCGCACTCATCGGTTGA